The genomic DNA CGCGGGTACGCCGGTACGCATCCAGTTGTTGGGGCAATACCCGCAATGGCTGGCGGAAAATGCGGCTCGCGCCGTCGCGCTGGGTTCCTGGGGCGTGGATCTTAACTGCGGTTGCCCGTCAAAAGTGGTCAACGGCAGTGGCGGCGGGGCAACATTGCTGAAAGATCCTGACCTGATTTACCGTGGCGCAAAAGCCATACGCGAAGCGGTACCGGCCCATTTGCCGGTAACGGTAAAAGTGCGTCTGGGCTGGGACAGCGGCGACCGGCAGTTTGAAATTGCCGACGCGGTACAACAGGCGGGCGCGACGGAGCTGGTTGTGCACGGTCGCACCAAAGAAGATGGCTACAAAGCAGAACGTATCGACTGGCAGGCGATTGGCGAGATCCGCCAGCGGCTGACCATCCCGGTCATTGCCAACGGCGAAATCTGGGACTGGCAAAGCGCGCAGGCGTGCATGGCGGCGACTGGCTGCGATGCGGTGATGATCGGTCGTGGCGCGCTGAATGTGCCTAACCTGAGCCGGGTGGTGAAATATAATGAACCGCGCATGCCATGGCCTGACGTCGTGAAGC from Trabulsiella odontotermitis includes the following:
- the dusC gene encoding tRNA dihydrouridine(16) synthase DusC; translation: MRVLLAPMEGVLDSLVRELLTEVNDYDLCITEFLRVVDKLLPEKSFYRICPELHHQSRTGAGTPVRIQLLGQYPQWLAENAARAVALGSWGVDLNCGCPSKVVNGSGGGATLLKDPDLIYRGAKAIREAVPAHLPVTVKVRLGWDSGDRQFEIADAVQQAGATELVVHGRTKEDGYKAERIDWQAIGEIRQRLTIPVIANGEIWDWQSAQACMAATGCDAVMIGRGALNVPNLSRVVKYNEPRMPWPDVVKLLQTYSRKEKQGDTGLYHVARIKQWLGYLRKEYSEATELFTLVRALQDSATIAQAIEAYAARHP